A single region of the Thermoanaerobacterium aotearoense genome encodes:
- a CDS encoding ComEC/Rec2 family competence protein translates to MFKKIAIFGLIFVLFFSLAGCATSTTNFNQSQNEVQNATVKSEDGLLKVHFIDVGQGDSIFIESPGGKTMLIDAGVPEMGKKVVDYIKSLGVTKIDILVGTYPHEDHIGGMDRVIESFEIGKFYMPKVTTNTRTFEYVLNAAKNKGLKIDVAKAGVTLDLGHSVSAEMIAPNSSKYDDLNEYSAVIKLVYKNTSFLFTGDAGAESEREMIEKGYDLKSDVLKVGHHGSSTSTTASFLDDVSPKYAVISCGKGNDYGHPHSSTLKKLKNRNIPVYRTDECGTIVASSDGQNISFNVKPGDYTPGQKN, encoded by the coding sequence ATGTTTAAGAAAATAGCAATTTTCGGTTTAATATTTGTTCTCTTTTTTTCTTTAGCAGGTTGTGCTACAAGCACTACAAATTTCAATCAGTCACAAAATGAAGTTCAAAATGCTACAGTTAAATCTGAAGATGGACTCCTTAAAGTGCATTTTATCGATGTGGGACAAGGAGATAGCATTTTTATTGAGTCTCCTGGTGGCAAGACGATGCTAATCGATGCTGGTGTTCCAGAAATGGGGAAAAAGGTCGTCGACTACATAAAAAGCTTAGGTGTAACAAAAATCGACATATTGGTTGGTACATATCCACATGAAGATCACATTGGTGGCATGGATAGAGTGATAGAAAGCTTTGAAATAGGGAAGTTTTACATGCCAAAGGTGACTACAAACACGAGGACATTTGAATATGTATTGAACGCAGCGAAAAATAAGGGATTGAAGATAGATGTGGCGAAAGCAGGAGTGACTTTGGATCTTGGACATTCTGTCAGCGCTGAAATGATAGCACCAAATAGCTCTAAATACGACGATCTTAACGAATACAGTGCAGTTATAAAACTTGTTTATAAAAACACATCGTTTTTGTTTACAGGCGATGCTGGTGCTGAATCGGAGAGAGAGATGATTGAAAAAGGGTATGATTTGAAATCGGATGTTCTTAAAGTTGGACATCATGGAAGCTCAACATCAACTACTGCAAGCTTTTTAGATGATGTCAGTCCCAAATACGCTGTAATCTCCTGTGGAAAAGGCAATGACTACGGACATCCTCATAGTTCTACATTAAAAAAGCTTAAAAATAGAAATATACCAGTTTATAGGACGGATGAATGCGGTACGATAGTTGCTTCAAGCGATGGGCAGAATATTTCGTTTAATGTGAAACCAGGCGATTACACGCCGGGACAAAAAAACTAA
- a CDS encoding glycosyl hydrolase family 18 protein, with protein sequence MKKYKRYIAMMLIFVMVLATVSLAGCKSSVKKPVTSKRSLNVVGFYVDSPGYDNSYNSLVKYAKYMDTVSPLWLTVQGDGSVKDSTNPQALNFAKKNGLKVVPLVNVADSKDSVLLDSKVKTETMNELISLLKKHGFDGYNIDFEFIPHGTKNYVKDKDYLTAFMGTFRTMMKREGKILDMSVIPHYQVSPDISGIYDYHKLAPLVDHVTLMTYDRHNASSPPGPVSPEQWVENNVKDALKEGFKPSQICLGVATYGYDWPANKSGGFSAPTKTILQNAQQKGVTVQWSNTYQEPYYTYYDSTYGATRQVWFENSTTMAEKIDIAKKYGIHGICIWRIGFETPSFWQVIAKKIGAK encoded by the coding sequence ATGAAAAAATATAAAAGATATATTGCGATGATGTTGATTTTTGTCATGGTACTTGCAACTGTATCATTAGCCGGATGCAAAAGCTCAGTTAAAAAGCCAGTTACTTCTAAAAGAAGTTTAAATGTTGTTGGATTCTATGTTGATTCACCTGGATACGACAACTCGTACAATTCGCTTGTAAAATACGCAAAGTACATGGATACGGTCTCACCGCTTTGGCTTACTGTTCAAGGCGATGGATCAGTTAAAGATTCAACGAATCCGCAAGCTTTAAACTTTGCCAAGAAAAACGGTTTAAAAGTCGTTCCACTTGTAAATGTGGCTGACAGCAAGGATTCGGTTTTGCTTGATTCTAAAGTGAAGACTGAGACAATGAATGAGCTTATAAGTCTTCTTAAAAAACATGGATTTGACGGGTACAACATAGATTTTGAGTTTATTCCACATGGCACAAAAAATTATGTTAAAGATAAAGACTACCTTACGGCATTTATGGGTACTTTTAGGACGATGATGAAAAGAGAGGGTAAAATCTTAGATATGTCTGTGATTCCTCATTATCAGGTTTCGCCTGATATATCTGGGATTTACGATTATCACAAATTGGCACCATTGGTTGATCATGTGACATTGATGACTTACGATAGGCATAATGCCTCATCGCCACCGGGACCAGTATCTCCGGAGCAGTGGGTTGAGAACAATGTAAAGGATGCATTAAAAGAGGGATTTAAGCCAAGTCAGATTTGCCTTGGTGTTGCAACGTATGGATACGATTGGCCTGCAAATAAGTCAGGTGGTTTTTCTGCCCCAACAAAGACGATACTTCAGAATGCTCAGCAAAAAGGCGTGACAGTACAGTGGAGCAATACGTATCAAGAGCCATACTACACGTACTATGACAGCACATATGGTGCCACAAGGCAGGTATGGTTTGAAAATTCTACTACAATGGCTGAGAAAATAGATATAGCCAAGAAATACGGCATCCACGGCATTTGCATATGGAGAATTGGTTTTGAAACACCGTCGTTTTGGCAGGTTATAGCCAAAAAGATTGGAGCAAAGTAA
- a CDS encoding prolipoprotein diacylglyceryl transferase encodes MYIPSISPYAFKIGPIAVHWYGIFMALSIAAGAYYLYVRSKELNYDEDFLLNLLMIVVISGIVGARLMFVLANDIDWFYKDPIQILKIYQGGLSWHGAVLGGFLAGLYYCHKKNVKINPLEDYAVIGLAIGNMLVRIGNIFNQEVLGRQTDFAFGRWPAQLVGVAMGLILLIRYFYIERKHMPYGYQFWSFIFYYQLMRGLIEETVRDNPLFWPVYLNKHLGIGFFTLTQIATPFILILAYWMMRRVLNDPENKKVNY; translated from the coding sequence ATGTATATACCATCTATTAGCCCGTATGCATTTAAAATTGGACCGATTGCTGTACATTGGTATGGAATTTTCATGGCTTTATCTATAGCCGCTGGTGCCTATTACCTGTACGTTAGGTCGAAAGAGCTTAACTACGATGAAGATTTCTTGCTAAATCTCTTGATGATTGTTGTTATATCCGGAATAGTAGGAGCAAGATTGATGTTTGTATTGGCAAATGACATTGATTGGTTTTACAAAGATCCGATACAGATTCTTAAGATTTATCAAGGTGGATTGTCGTGGCATGGAGCTGTATTAGGAGGATTCCTTGCAGGTCTTTATTACTGCCATAAGAAAAACGTCAAAATAAATCCTTTGGAAGATTACGCCGTCATAGGATTGGCTATAGGAAATATGCTTGTAAGAATAGGAAATATATTTAATCAAGAGGTTTTGGGAAGACAGACTGACTTTGCTTTTGGAAGATGGCCTGCACAATTAGTTGGTGTAGCAATGGGACTTATTCTTTTAATACGTTATTTCTACATCGAGAGAAAACACATGCCGTACGGGTATCAGTTCTGGTCTTTTATATTTTACTATCAGCTTATGAGGGGGCTTATTGAAGAGACTGTAAGAGATAATCCGCTGTTTTGGCCAGTTTATCTGAATAAGCACCTAGGAATCGGCTTTTTCACTTTGACGCAGATTGCAACTCCTTTTATACTTATATTGGCATATTGGATGATGAGGCGTGTATTAAATGATCCAGAAAATAAGAAAGTGAATTATTGA
- a CDS encoding GAF domain-containing protein, which produces MEKKELFKELLSMIEKSSSEIDNLNDFYNEVVKILDSNLPYYNWTGFYFMEDGMLKLGPYIGRPTEHVKIKVGQGICGRAVAENATIVVDDVTKEDNYLACSIETKSEIVVPIRVDDEIIGEIDIDSDEKAAFDDDDRAFLEGVAEIVGKKIKKRTYNIKEN; this is translated from the coding sequence ATGGAGAAAAAGGAATTATTTAAAGAATTGCTTTCGATGATAGAGAAATCATCAAGTGAGATAGATAATTTAAATGATTTTTACAATGAGGTTGTGAAAATACTGGACAGCAATTTACCTTACTACAATTGGACAGGCTTTTACTTCATGGAAGATGGAATGTTGAAACTTGGTCCATACATAGGAAGGCCAACAGAACATGTAAAGATAAAAGTTGGTCAAGGTATATGTGGCAGAGCTGTGGCTGAAAATGCCACAATCGTCGTAGATGATGTGACAAAGGAGGACAATTACTTAGCTTGCAGCATTGAGACAAAGTCTGAGATAGTAGTGCCTATAAGAGTTGACGATGAGATAATCGGTGAAATTGACATAGATAGCGATGAAAAAGCAGCCTTTGACGATGATGACAGAGCATTTTTGGAAGGTGTGGCAGAAATAGTCGGTAAAAAAATAAAAAAACGAACATATAATATCAAAGAAAACTGA
- a CDS encoding LemA family protein, with the protein MKRSSVVLISVAAVVLLIVVYFFSSYNGLVSQQENVNSKWSQIENQLQRRADLIPNLVETVKGYAAHEQSVFDSVNKAREKLLAANTVQEKANANDELGTALGRLLAISENYPNLKADQNFRQLSDELAGTENRIAVARMDYNNAVQQYNTSIRQFPNVIIARMFGFTEKQYFKAQASASEVPKVDFSK; encoded by the coding sequence ATGAAAAGATCTTCTGTTGTGTTGATATCAGTAGCAGCAGTCGTGCTATTAATAGTTGTTTACTTTTTTTCAAGTTATAATGGGCTTGTAAGTCAGCAGGAAAATGTAAATAGCAAATGGAGCCAAATAGAAAATCAGCTTCAAAGAAGGGCGGATTTGATTCCTAATCTCGTTGAGACTGTAAAAGGTTATGCCGCTCATGAACAGTCTGTATTTGACAGCGTAAATAAAGCCAGAGAGAAGCTTCTTGCTGCAAATACGGTTCAGGAGAAAGCAAATGCCAACGATGAACTTGGGACGGCTTTAGGAAGGCTTTTGGCCATATCAGAGAATTATCCTAACTTAAAAGCCGACCAGAATTTCAGGCAGTTAAGCGATGAATTGGCAGGCACAGAAAATAGAATAGCTGTTGCCAGAATGGATTACAACAATGCTGTTCAGCAGTATAATACCAGCATAAGGCAGTTTCCTAATGTCATCATAGCAAGGATGTTTGGGTTTACGGAGAAACAGTATTTTAAAGCACAAGCTTCAGCATCGGAAGTTCCAAAAGTCGATTTTTCAAAATAG
- a CDS encoding TPM domain-containing protein encodes MLKYAKTLFLLILFSILIFGQIFAATIPSKPSQYDYVYDYANIMNQSDIDTIRSIGKEIESLTGAQIIVVTVDDIGDYQISDYALNLFRSWGIGQKDKNNGVLLLVDKKRLLEGLSGKVFISVGYGLEGAIPDSVAGRILDDYVLPKWNDKDYSGGIVEGYKAIAALVAKEYNVDLKNVDQSQYAQQNDNGSNKAEGIISVIAMIILLIIFSNIRGWWWRGPGGFGPGGFGGFGGFGTGGGGFGGGFGSGGGGSFGGGSTGGGGAGR; translated from the coding sequence GTGTTAAAATATGCCAAAACGTTATTTTTGCTGATATTATTTTCTATATTAATTTTTGGTCAAATATTTGCTGCCACAATTCCTTCTAAACCATCTCAGTACGATTATGTGTACGACTATGCCAACATTATGAACCAAAGCGATATTGATACGATAAGAAGCATAGGGAAAGAAATAGAAAGCTTAACTGGGGCTCAGATTATCGTAGTGACGGTTGATGACATAGGAGACTATCAAATATCGGATTATGCGTTAAATTTATTTAGAAGCTGGGGAATCGGACAAAAAGACAAAAATAATGGCGTGCTTCTTTTGGTAGATAAAAAAAGGCTTTTAGAAGGATTAAGCGGTAAAGTTTTTATATCTGTCGGGTATGGGTTGGAAGGTGCTATTCCAGATTCTGTCGCAGGAAGGATTCTGGACGATTACGTATTGCCTAAATGGAACGATAAAGATTATTCAGGAGGCATTGTAGAAGGATATAAAGCAATAGCGGCATTGGTCGCCAAAGAATACAACGTGGATTTAAAAAATGTCGACCAAAGCCAGTATGCTCAGCAAAATGACAATGGCAGTAACAAAGCGGAAGGAATAATTTCTGTAATCGCCATGATAATATTGCTTATTATTTTTTCTAATATACGTGGTTGGTGGTGGCGTGGTCCTGGCGGGTTTGGCCCTGGAGGATTCGGTGGTTTCGGCGGATTTGGAACTGGCGGCGGTGGTTTTGGAGGAGGCTTTGGCAGCGGAGGAGGTGGAAGTTTTGGCGGCGGTTCCACCGGTGGAGGTGGAGCTGGCCGCTAA
- the namA gene encoding NADPH dehydrogenase NamA, whose amino-acid sequence MLFTPIKIKDITIKNRIMMSPMCQYSAGKDGLANNWHFVHYVSRAVGGVGLIMIEATAVESRGRITDRDLGIWNDQQVESLKKIVEECKKYGATMGIQLAHAGRKSEVTDETPVAPSSINWSDDYKLPHELTKEEINTIVEKFKDAAARALAAGFDVVEVHAAHGYLLHEFLSPLSNKRSDEYGGDVINRVRVLKEVIEAIKKVWPENKPLFVRVSSDDYIEGGIDIDEMIRILSHIKPLGVDVIDASSGGLLNAKIDLYPGYQVKYSEKIKSQLGFKTAAVGLITKAEMAEQILKDEKADIIALGRELLRNPYWPLYAAHDLKEDVEWPKQYERGKFRV is encoded by the coding sequence ATGTTGTTTACACCTATAAAAATAAAAGACATTACAATAAAAAATAGGATTATGATGTCTCCAATGTGTCAGTATTCTGCAGGTAAAGACGGCCTTGCAAACAATTGGCACTTTGTTCACTACGTCAGCAGAGCCGTCGGCGGTGTAGGGTTAATAATGATTGAAGCCACAGCAGTAGAAAGTCGAGGGCGAATAACTGATCGCGATCTGGGTATCTGGAACGATCAGCAAGTAGAATCACTCAAAAAAATTGTTGAAGAGTGTAAAAAATACGGTGCTACAATGGGCATACAATTAGCCCATGCTGGCAGAAAATCAGAAGTGACAGATGAAACGCCTGTGGCGCCTTCGTCGATAAACTGGAGCGATGATTATAAATTGCCACATGAACTTACGAAAGAAGAAATAAACACCATCGTAGAAAAGTTTAAAGATGCGGCAGCAAGAGCTCTTGCCGCTGGTTTTGATGTAGTTGAAGTACACGCAGCACACGGTTATCTGTTACACGAATTTCTATCGCCTCTTTCAAATAAAAGAAGCGATGAGTACGGCGGTGATGTCATCAACAGAGTGAGGGTACTTAAAGAAGTCATAGAAGCTATAAAAAAAGTATGGCCAGAAAACAAGCCTTTATTTGTAAGAGTTTCATCCGATGATTACATTGAAGGCGGCATCGATATTGACGAAATGATAAGAATTTTATCGCATATAAAGCCATTAGGCGTTGATGTAATAGATGCAAGCAGCGGAGGACTTTTAAATGCAAAAATCGATCTTTATCCAGGCTATCAAGTCAAATACTCTGAAAAAATAAAAAGCCAGCTCGGTTTTAAAACAGCGGCAGTAGGCTTAATAACAAAAGCTGAAATGGCTGAACAAATACTTAAGGATGAAAAAGCCGATATCATCGCTTTAGGCCGTGAGCTTCTGAGAAATCCGTATTGGCCACTGTATGCAGCCCACGACCTTAAAGAAGATGTAGAATGGCCAAAGCAATATGAAAGAGGAAAATTCAGGGTTTAG
- a CDS encoding NifU family protein, whose translation MRERVEEVLKLLRPSLQADGGDVELVDVTDDGVVQVRLTGACGGCPFAVMTLKEGIERAIKEEIPEVKEVVAL comes from the coding sequence GTGAGAGAAAGAGTAGAAGAAGTTTTAAAGCTTTTAAGACCTTCTCTTCAAGCAGATGGCGGAGATGTAGAACTCGTCGACGTTACTGACGATGGCGTAGTTCAGGTAAGGCTTACAGGTGCTTGCGGCGGCTGTCCATTTGCAGTAATGACATTGAAAGAAGGAATTGAAAGAGCAATAAAAGAAGAAATACCTGAAGTAAAGGAAGTTGTTGCTCTTTAA
- a CDS encoding small, acid-soluble spore protein, alpha/beta type: MDEKLKIEAAKELGLLDKVHKVGWSNLTAQETGKIGAIVKKKKYKSAM; this comes from the coding sequence ATGGATGAAAAATTAAAGATAGAGGCGGCGAAAGAATTGGGACTATTAGATAAGGTACATAAAGTAGGATGGTCAAATTTGACAGCACAAGAAACCGGAAAAATTGGAGCCATTGTAAAAAAGAAAAAATATAAATCTGCCATGTAA
- a CDS encoding SIR2 family NAD-dependent protein deacylase — MAQEDVYEKVARLMENSKKTVILTGAGISTESGIPDFRSPGTGLWEKMDPMEALSTKVLYNDPKKFYKSGFKILLSMKDAKPNKAHYILAQLEQDGFISCVITQNIDNLHQKAGSKKVYEVHGQTRTGSCTNCGEVVSIDLLEAKVSKGEIPPKCDKCNGVLRPDVVMFGDQMPEDFEKAWHEAEDSDLMIVIGSSLTVSPVNFLPGLSKHLVIINKSETPEDRRADAVIRESAGEALSKIVRYLKTVQ, encoded by the coding sequence ATGGCTCAAGAAGACGTATATGAAAAAGTCGCAAGATTGATGGAGAATTCTAAAAAAACCGTTATATTGACAGGAGCTGGAATATCTACAGAAAGCGGCATTCCCGATTTTAGGAGTCCGGGAACTGGGCTTTGGGAAAAGATGGACCCTATGGAAGCGCTGTCTACAAAAGTTTTATACAATGATCCTAAAAAATTTTACAAAAGCGGCTTTAAAATTTTGCTATCAATGAAAGATGCAAAGCCAAACAAAGCACACTACATATTGGCCCAACTGGAGCAGGATGGGTTTATATCATGCGTAATTACTCAAAACATAGATAATTTGCATCAAAAAGCTGGGTCGAAAAAAGTGTACGAAGTACACGGTCAGACAAGGACAGGAAGCTGCACAAATTGTGGCGAAGTAGTCTCAATTGATTTGCTGGAGGCGAAAGTGTCTAAAGGGGAAATCCCACCTAAATGCGACAAATGCAACGGAGTTTTAAGACCAGATGTTGTGATGTTTGGAGATCAGATGCCTGAAGATTTTGAAAAGGCATGGCATGAAGCAGAAGACAGCGATTTAATGATAGTCATTGGTTCATCGCTTACCGTATCACCTGTAAACTTCCTGCCGGGCTTATCAAAGCATCTTGTCATAATAAATAAATCAGAGACGCCAGAAGATAGAAGGGCTGATGCAGTCATAAGAGAATCGGCAGGTGAAGCTTTAAGTAAAATCGTAAGATACTTAAAGACAGTGCAATAA
- a CDS encoding cold-shock protein has protein sequence MVRGKVKWFNAEKGYGFIEREGGSDVFVHYSAIEQDGFKTLEEGQEVEFDIVEAEKGPQAANVKKVS, from the coding sequence ATGGTAAGAGGTAAAGTAAAATGGTTCAATGCTGAGAAAGGTTATGGCTTCATAGAGAGAGAAGGTGGCTCGGACGTATTTGTTCATTACTCAGCAATTGAACAGGATGGTTTTAAGACATTAGAAGAAGGACAGGAAGTTGAGTTTGATATAGTGGAGGCTGAAAAAGGGCCACAGGCCGCTAACGTTAAAAAAGTTTCCTAA
- a CDS encoding site-specific integrase, whose protein sequence is MRGHIRKHGDGWQYVVYIGKDPITGKKKYKSKTFKRQSDCEKAMNKLIRELETGQFVDSRTMTLADYLDYWLETYAKVNVTSSTYKRYAEFTTNIKNHIGIAKLQDLKPAHIQQYYSKLVDEGTLSNSTILKIHRMLHLALKHAVGWQMIYNNPSDSVTPPKVAKIEMKVWDEDTAKNFLDFIKDEKIYLPVKIALETGMREGEISALKWENVDLINGIIYVTSNMQYLYGTLTLKEPKTKKSKRKIVLFKTTIEALKAQRKKQIENKLLLGELYNDNNFVCTHENGDPLIPQYISKRFQLYEKAYNKENNKAPIEIIRFHDLRHTHATWLLKKGINPKIVSERLGHANVSITLDTYSHVLPDIQKQAIESIEIMQ, encoded by the coding sequence ATGCGTGGCCATATTAGAAAGCATGGCGATGGCTGGCAATATGTTGTTTATATTGGCAAAGATCCTATCACCGGCAAGAAAAAATACAAATCAAAAACATTTAAGAGGCAATCTGATTGCGAAAAGGCTATGAACAAATTAATTAGGGAGTTGGAAACTGGACAATTTGTAGATTCCAGAACTATGACTTTAGCAGATTATCTCGATTATTGGCTTGAAACATATGCAAAAGTCAATGTCACAAGTAGCACTTATAAAAGATATGCTGAATTTACAACTAATATAAAAAATCATATTGGTATTGCAAAACTTCAAGATTTAAAACCAGCACACATACAACAATATTACAGCAAACTTGTTGATGAAGGTACATTATCTAATAGTACAATATTGAAGATACATAGAATGCTGCATCTAGCCTTAAAACATGCTGTAGGCTGGCAAATGATATATAACAACCCATCTGATTCCGTTACACCACCTAAAGTAGCAAAAATCGAAATGAAGGTATGGGATGAAGATACCGCAAAAAACTTTTTAGACTTTATAAAAGATGAAAAAATATATCTTCCGGTTAAAATAGCATTAGAAACAGGTATGCGTGAAGGCGAAATATCCGCACTTAAATGGGAAAATGTTGATTTAATTAATGGAATTATATATGTCACATCAAATATGCAATATCTATATGGAACATTAACTTTAAAAGAACCAAAAACAAAAAAATCCAAGCGCAAGATTGTATTATTTAAAACGACAATAGAAGCTCTTAAAGCACAAAGGAAAAAACAAATTGAAAATAAATTACTACTAGGTGAATTATATAATGATAACAATTTTGTATGCACTCATGAAAATGGAGATCCTCTCATTCCACAGTACATTTCTAAAAGATTTCAGCTATACGAAAAAGCTTATAACAAAGAGAACAACAAAGCTCCTATAGAAATTATCCGTTTCCATGATTTAAGGCATACACACGCTACATGGCTATTAAAGAAAGGAATAAATCCTAAAATTGTAAGCGAAAGATTGGGCCATGCTAATGTAAGCATTACTCTTGATACGTATTCGCATGTATTACCAGATATTCAAAAACAAGCTATAGAATCAATAGAAATTATGCAATAA
- a CDS encoding ATP-binding protein, with the protein MGDIKITNSGIKRILNKYTYLKSIAEYIWNGFDAKANCVEINLHKNILKEIDEISIIDNGYGIDRTKLSEKFTPFFDSEKVINPDEKRKVSLMHGKNGVGRLTFFCFASNAKWETIYKDKSTNRNIKYEIYIDDQNLTTYIDKNIQETFENTGTKVTFTNLHNSINENEIIDFIKKEFCWFLELNKERNFNIKVNDKKVDYSDIILDEEKEELIYEKTKINFKIKFVQWRYPLTNEYSRFYFIDSNDIEKYKETTTLNKKADQFYHSIYIKSSLFNNFSFDSDDSQTCLFNSKSSDEYKFLMNSIEKLLKEKRKSFLRKSSEKLIDNLEKANAYPKFDKDNFIDQYKKSQLDDLISALYQAQPKIFTSLNDIQKKTFVHFLNLIMDSDEKEQLFEILNEIIELEEEDKTELLKLLKYSKLTNIIKTIKLIKDRFKAIEELKCLVFNKDLNANEIPHLQAFIESHYWIFGEQYHLVTAAEPNFEEALRRYCYILTGETEKKKIEHENKYKQMDIFAVRQDIQNDIINNIVVELKHPNIKLGTKQFYQVQEYMDVILKQHQFNAPNMFWEFYLVGNDYDNYISGLLKNAQPHGERSLAYKVDNYKIYIKKWSEIIAEFEIKHKFLNEKLELERKKLIDKNYISADEIIDNISNNTAVQPKEIVMPSY; encoded by the coding sequence ATGGGAGATATTAAAATTACAAATTCCGGTATTAAAAGGATTCTAAATAAATATACTTATCTAAAATCTATTGCTGAATATATATGGAATGGTTTTGATGCGAAAGCAAATTGTGTCGAAATTAATTTGCATAAAAATATATTAAAAGAAATTGATGAAATATCAATTATAGATAATGGATATGGTATTGACAGAACTAAACTTAGTGAAAAATTTACTCCTTTTTTTGACTCTGAAAAAGTGATAAATCCTGACGAAAAACGAAAAGTATCATTAATGCATGGTAAAAATGGCGTAGGAAGACTTACATTCTTTTGCTTTGCCTCGAATGCTAAATGGGAAACAATATATAAAGATAAATCTACAAATAGAAATATTAAATATGAAATATATATCGATGATCAAAATTTAACTACATATATTGACAAAAATATCCAAGAAACATTTGAAAATACAGGAACAAAAGTTACATTTACGAATTTACATAACTCAATTAATGAAAATGAAATAATAGATTTTATAAAAAAAGAATTTTGTTGGTTTTTAGAATTGAATAAAGAAAGAAATTTCAATATAAAAGTAAATGATAAAAAAGTTGATTATTCAGATATTATCTTGGATGAGGAAAAAGAGGAATTAATTTATGAAAAAACAAAAATCAATTTTAAAATAAAGTTTGTACAATGGAGATATCCACTAACTAATGAATATTCAAGATTTTATTTTATAGATTCAAATGATATTGAAAAATATAAAGAAACAACAACACTTAATAAAAAAGCTGATCAGTTTTATCACAGTATTTATATCAAAAGCAGTTTATTTAACAATTTTAGTTTTGACAGTGATGATTCTCAGACATGTTTATTTAATAGCAAATCAAGCGATGAATATAAATTTTTAATGAATTCTATAGAAAAATTATTAAAAGAAAAAAGAAAATCATTTTTAAGAAAATCATCTGAAAAACTTATAGATAATTTAGAAAAAGCTAATGCGTATCCCAAGTTTGACAAAGATAATTTTATTGATCAATATAAAAAATCTCAATTAGATGACCTTATATCAGCTCTTTATCAGGCACAGCCTAAAATTTTTACTAGTTTAAATGACATACAAAAAAAGACATTCGTACACTTTTTAAATCTTATTATGGATTCTGACGAAAAAGAACAATTATTCGAAATACTAAATGAAATTATTGAATTAGAAGAAGAAGATAAAACCGAACTGCTAAAGTTACTAAAATATTCTAAACTGACAAATATAATTAAAACAATAAAATTAATAAAGGATAGATTTAAAGCAATTGAAGAATTAAAATGTTTAGTATTTAATAAAGATTTGAATGCAAATGAAATACCTCATCTACAAGCTTTTATAGAAAGTCATTATTGGATATTTGGAGAACAATATCACTTAGTGACAGCAGCAGAACCAAATTTTGAAGAAGCGTTAAGAAGATACTGTTATATATTAACAGGTGAAACAGAAAAGAAAAAAATTGAGCATGAAAATAAATATAAACAAATGGATATTTTTGCCGTAAGGCAAGACATACAAAATGATATTATAAATAATATTGTTGTTGAATTAAAACATCCTAATATAAAGCTAGGCACAAAACAGTTTTATCAAGTTCAAGAATATATGGATGTTATACTTAAACAACATCAATTTAATGCACCAAATATGTTTTGGGAGTTTTATTTAGTTGGTAATGATTATGATAACTATATAAGCGGATTATTAAAAAATGCACAACCACACGGTGAAAGATCCTTAGCCTATAAAGTTGATAATTATAAAATTTATATAAAAAAATGGAGCGAAATAATTGCCGAATTTGAAATTAAGCATAAATTTTTAAATGAAAAACTTGAATTAGAAAGAAAAAAACTTATTGATAAAAATTATATTTCTGCAGACGAAATAATTGATAATATATCTAACAATACGGCAGTACAACCAAAAGAAATAGTAATGCCTAGCTATTAG